The following coding sequences lie in one Drosophila sulfurigaster albostrigata strain 15112-1811.04 chromosome 2R, ASM2355843v2, whole genome shotgun sequence genomic window:
- the LOC133837482 gene encoding ecdysone-induced protein 74EF isoform X2, protein MANINLQQMPLIMATAAIVCIAGTLKTSAAAAQLRGPASGGGGSNFNTALYDNRWLPLSEEQATSVLHKPLALHRYGIGGGGQEAEERRSYRSNSSGGGGGGFEAMLNGLSNLSGLGHISNGYASVAPTHTEALALASSSSKQEIPIYEEQHDDAAVAAVAATANDYGDGGNGDGSIDAGDHIQQHIQQQQQQQQQQQHSSAGLHPTIYDYPAVATGGGGGGYLPAFGGAEHNALTPSEAQQYKEAVVAAAQQHQQQQQHQQQVEQSQGHHYAYDKISVGNYLNHYDQNSDGFESYRQHHADEQQYQQQQQHQQQQQLEHASYFGPHHETSASSSSAGGSASGGSDYEDHVDSDGGAGDHGANFLAESSGHDGAQAHSHQSHHHVDIINYVPVKHVKKEHVPVEKPVKIPVSHAVIIPVKKPVPIHIPITKQVQVPIEKELKVPVERIIPVPVEKHIPVPVAKHVPYHVVKYVPIKVPKPFPVKVPVFKTVLHKVKSWW, encoded by the exons ATGGCCAACATTAATTTG cagcagatgccaCTCATTATGGCCACCGCAGCAATTGTATGCATTGCTGGCACACTGAAGActtcggcagcagcagcacagttGCGTGGCCCGGCAAGTGGAGGAGGTGGCAGCAACTTCAACACTGCACTGTACGATAATCGCTGGCTGCCGCTGTCCGAGGAGCAGGCAACATCCGTGTTGCACAAGCCACTGGCTCTGCATCGCTATGGCATCGGTGGCGGGGGCCAGGAGGCCGAAGAGCGTCGCAGTTACAGAAGCAATTCGTcgggcggcggcggcggtggatTCGAAGCTATGCTTAATGGTCTCTCAAATCTCTCGGGCCTGGGACACATTAGCAACGGCTACGCCTCAGTGGCGCCCACGCATACCGAAGCCTTGGCGCTGGCCTCGTCCTCGTCCAAACAAGAGATACCAATTTATGAGGAGCAGCACGACGATGCGGCTGTcgcggcggtggcggcaacAGCCAACGATTACGGTGATGGCGGCAATGGCGATGGCAGCATTGATGCTGGGGACCATATTCAACAGCAtatccagcagcagcagcagcagcagcagcagcagcagcactcaAGTGCGGGTCTCCATCCGACGATTTACGATTATCCAGCTGTTGCCACGggaggaggtggaggcggTTATCTGCCGGCATTTGGCGGCGCTGAGCACAACGCGTTGACGCCCTCTGAGGCACAGCAATACAAAGAGGCGGTCGTCGCAGCAGcccaacaacatcagcagcagcagcagcatcagcagcaggtGGAGCAGTCGCAGGGACATCATTACGCCTACGACAAAATCTCGGTGGGAAATTATCTGAATCATTACGATCAGAACTCTGACGGCTTCGAGTCATATCGCCAGCATCACGCTGACGAGCAGCAgtatcagcaacagcagcagcatcagcaacaacaacaactcgaacaCGCCTCCTACTTTGGACCACATCACGAGACatcggcgtcgtcgtcgtcagcggGGGGCTCGGCATCAGGTGGCAGTGACTACGAGGACCATGTGGATAGCGATGGCGGTGCTGGCGACCATGGCGCCAATTTTCTAGCCGAATCGAGTGGTCACGATGGCGCCCAAGCGCATTCACATCAGTCGCATCATCATGTGGACATCATTAACTATGTGCCCGTCAAGCATGTGAAGAAGGAGCATGTGCCCGTCGAGAAACCCGTCAAAATTCCCGTCTCGCATGCCGTCATCATTCCCGTGAAGAAACCTGTGCCCATTCACATACCCATCACCAAGCAGGTCCAGGTACCCATCGAGAAGGAGCTGAAGGTGCCGGTGGAGCGCATTATCCCAGTGCCAGTGGAGAAGCACATCCCGGTGCCGGTGGCGAAGCATGTGCCGTACCATGTGGTCAAGTATGTGCCCATCAAGGTGCCCAAGCCATTCCCCGTCAAGGTGCCGGTGTTCAAAACGGTGCTGCATAAGGTCAAGAGTTGGTGGTAA
- the LOC133837482 gene encoding ecdysone-induced protein 74EF isoform X1, which yields MANINLQQQMPLIMATAAIVCIAGTLKTSAAAAQLRGPASGGGGSNFNTALYDNRWLPLSEEQATSVLHKPLALHRYGIGGGGQEAEERRSYRSNSSGGGGGGFEAMLNGLSNLSGLGHISNGYASVAPTHTEALALASSSSKQEIPIYEEQHDDAAVAAVAATANDYGDGGNGDGSIDAGDHIQQHIQQQQQQQQQQQHSSAGLHPTIYDYPAVATGGGGGGYLPAFGGAEHNALTPSEAQQYKEAVVAAAQQHQQQQQHQQQVEQSQGHHYAYDKISVGNYLNHYDQNSDGFESYRQHHADEQQYQQQQQHQQQQQLEHASYFGPHHETSASSSSAGGSASGGSDYEDHVDSDGGAGDHGANFLAESSGHDGAQAHSHQSHHHVDIINYVPVKHVKKEHVPVEKPVKIPVSHAVIIPVKKPVPIHIPITKQVQVPIEKELKVPVERIIPVPVEKHIPVPVAKHVPYHVVKYVPIKVPKPFPVKVPVFKTVLHKVKSWW from the exons ATGGCCAACATTAATTTG cagcagcagatgccaCTCATTATGGCCACCGCAGCAATTGTATGCATTGCTGGCACACTGAAGActtcggcagcagcagcacagttGCGTGGCCCGGCAAGTGGAGGAGGTGGCAGCAACTTCAACACTGCACTGTACGATAATCGCTGGCTGCCGCTGTCCGAGGAGCAGGCAACATCCGTGTTGCACAAGCCACTGGCTCTGCATCGCTATGGCATCGGTGGCGGGGGCCAGGAGGCCGAAGAGCGTCGCAGTTACAGAAGCAATTCGTcgggcggcggcggcggtggatTCGAAGCTATGCTTAATGGTCTCTCAAATCTCTCGGGCCTGGGACACATTAGCAACGGCTACGCCTCAGTGGCGCCCACGCATACCGAAGCCTTGGCGCTGGCCTCGTCCTCGTCCAAACAAGAGATACCAATTTATGAGGAGCAGCACGACGATGCGGCTGTcgcggcggtggcggcaacAGCCAACGATTACGGTGATGGCGGCAATGGCGATGGCAGCATTGATGCTGGGGACCATATTCAACAGCAtatccagcagcagcagcagcagcagcagcagcagcagcactcaAGTGCGGGTCTCCATCCGACGATTTACGATTATCCAGCTGTTGCCACGggaggaggtggaggcggTTATCTGCCGGCATTTGGCGGCGCTGAGCACAACGCGTTGACGCCCTCTGAGGCACAGCAATACAAAGAGGCGGTCGTCGCAGCAGcccaacaacatcagcagcagcagcagcatcagcagcaggtGGAGCAGTCGCAGGGACATCATTACGCCTACGACAAAATCTCGGTGGGAAATTATCTGAATCATTACGATCAGAACTCTGACGGCTTCGAGTCATATCGCCAGCATCACGCTGACGAGCAGCAgtatcagcaacagcagcagcatcagcaacaacaacaactcgaacaCGCCTCCTACTTTGGACCACATCACGAGACatcggcgtcgtcgtcgtcagcggGGGGCTCGGCATCAGGTGGCAGTGACTACGAGGACCATGTGGATAGCGATGGCGGTGCTGGCGACCATGGCGCCAATTTTCTAGCCGAATCGAGTGGTCACGATGGCGCCCAAGCGCATTCACATCAGTCGCATCATCATGTGGACATCATTAACTATGTGCCCGTCAAGCATGTGAAGAAGGAGCATGTGCCCGTCGAGAAACCCGTCAAAATTCCCGTCTCGCATGCCGTCATCATTCCCGTGAAGAAACCTGTGCCCATTCACATACCCATCACCAAGCAGGTCCAGGTACCCATCGAGAAGGAGCTGAAGGTGCCGGTGGAGCGCATTATCCCAGTGCCAGTGGAGAAGCACATCCCGGTGCCGGTGGCGAAGCATGTGCCGTACCATGTGGTCAAGTATGTGCCCATCAAGGTGCCCAAGCCATTCCCCGTCAAGGTGCCGGTGTTCAAAACGGTGCTGCATAAGGTCAAGAGTTGGTGGTAA